The Terriglobales bacterium genome includes a region encoding these proteins:
- a CDS encoding VWA domain-containing protein: MIRNRKPSSMLALFAGMCLLFFVVNSAFTQSSGQQTIPDAPSASRPFPKPSVPSTSAPAPPDTPAEQPPSEPQEQSAEPAPPANITTVPAGGATREHASGREELFTLIKTVNFVQVPVTVKDDRGQLVAGLLPQDFMILENDDAQRITFFTSDPFPLSAAVVLDLGMTDVAVSRVRETLPALVGAFGQFDEVSLYTYGNTVQRVQGFTPAQNEVFLQTMRKLQKQATGRTMGAPMIGGPLGSGPTINGRPADPGAAATVNAPQSGDIYRPTSRVLNDAVLQAALELGQRDRTRRKVLFIISNGRELGSDASYSEVLKVLLTHQITVYAVGVEEASIPGYRQLNRIRIPGQGYGDILPKYAAATGGQVFREFTRDAIETAYAQVTQEARNQYTIGYLTRPSASSQYRSIEVRVRRPGLKVIARDGYYPLPPSAK, encoded by the coding sequence ATGATTCGCAACCGAAAGCCCTCGTCGATGTTGGCTCTGTTCGCCGGCATGTGCCTTCTATTCTTCGTTGTCAATTCCGCATTCACCCAGAGCTCGGGTCAGCAAACGATTCCCGACGCACCTTCCGCAAGCCGTCCGTTCCCGAAACCTTCAGTCCCGTCGACCTCTGCCCCGGCACCTCCGGATACGCCTGCGGAACAACCGCCCTCGGAGCCACAGGAACAGAGCGCTGAGCCGGCTCCTCCCGCCAACATCACCACCGTGCCTGCTGGTGGAGCAACCAGGGAGCACGCCAGTGGGCGTGAAGAACTCTTCACTTTGATTAAAACCGTGAACTTCGTCCAAGTTCCGGTCACGGTGAAAGACGACCGGGGGCAACTTGTAGCCGGACTGCTCCCGCAGGACTTCATGATCCTGGAAAACGACGACGCCCAGCGAATCACCTTTTTCACCAGCGACCCGTTTCCGCTGTCGGCGGCAGTTGTCCTCGATCTGGGAATGACTGATGTGGCGGTCTCACGTGTTCGCGAAACGCTGCCGGCCCTGGTCGGCGCATTCGGCCAGTTCGATGAAGTCAGCCTCTACACCTACGGCAATACGGTGCAACGGGTTCAAGGCTTCACCCCCGCGCAGAACGAAGTATTCCTCCAGACCATGCGTAAACTTCAGAAGCAGGCCACCGGCAGAACGATGGGCGCTCCGATGATTGGCGGACCGCTTGGCTCTGGGCCCACCATCAACGGGCGACCGGCAGACCCCGGCGCCGCTGCAACGGTCAACGCGCCACAGTCCGGGGATATCTATCGCCCAACGTCACGCGTCCTCAACGACGCCGTTCTCCAGGCTGCCCTGGAACTCGGCCAACGCGATCGGACGCGCCGGAAGGTCCTGTTCATCATCAGCAATGGACGCGAACTCGGCAGCGACGCCAGCTACAGCGAGGTTTTGAAGGTTCTCCTTACGCACCAGATCACCGTCTATGCGGTAGGCGTCGAGGAAGCTTCCATCCCCGGATATAGGCAGTTGAATAGGATTCGTATTCCCGGCCAGGGTTACGGCGACATTCTTCCCAAATACGCCGCCGCAACCGGCGGTCAGGTGTTCCGCGAGTTTACTCGCGACGCCATCGAAACTGCGTACGCGCAGGTCACTCAGGAAGCCCGTAACCAGTACACAATCGGATACCTGACTCGGCCGTCTGCCTCTTCGCAATATCGCAGCATCGAGGTTCGCGTTCGCAGGCCAGGTTTGAAGGTCATTGCGCGCGATGGTTACTATCCACTGCCGCCAAGTGCGAAGTAA
- the pilQ gene encoding type IV pilus secretin PilQ, whose amino-acid sequence MRLKQLLGLLTLLLVLSAVGMAGTSQLTNVSASAQGNATVITLHASGAFTHTEYRPMENLLLVDLSGVSAGQWKERTRNLDLPGVKSYHVIGYTGASGADVARVELTIEPGATVDVSQVAGALNIKIGDKGAVNAAPAVAQQKVAAPTVKPVAMKTSAPVHTGGPVVVNNIGVSRGEDTVDIEILGNGPMSAKAMKLTSPARLVVDIANAVPSGRNKVLNVNSGDVKAVRMGRFQDQPPVTRVVVDLATMREYEVVPSGNKVVVRVHEPVAVKAAPTQAAPVQPAPVVASAPKPVQSQPQAAAPVEQPKPVEVAKQAEPASTESKDFVMVEPQYHPVSNAKQANDTKASAEAAANVISGGMKASETAVMPPVSASMAPQPATNLAQQQAAAQATAAPARPKYTGEPISVNLKDVDLKDFFRLIHEISGLNIVLDPNVRGTLTLVLDDVPWDQALDLVLANNGLDRKLDGNVLRIATVDTLRKEADALRAKNEAEALSVPKVTVTHFLSYARAADVVPTVKRFLTQRGDVIADARTNSLIIQDIPASIPEVQRLLTQLDRKTQEVEIEARVIAATRTFARDIGVQVGFGWGNGPSAVGGASSVGTSPLQVGVAGPKYFTVGSNQIPLFSNLAANGPTSGLSFNNVSSNYRLDMILTMAESRGLLKILSRPRIVTQNNVQALVRQGVRVPVVTAAQLGGPPTTTYVEAFLRLTVTPQITVENTIFLNIDVENTTPDFSQQVSGNPTLITQQATTSVLVTDGGTVVIGGVIQTQNTVSVQQVPLLGSLPVVGNLFRRRAVSTSTQELLFFVTPKIVQT is encoded by the coding sequence ATGAGGCTGAAGCAACTGCTGGGTCTTCTAACTCTGCTGCTCGTTCTGAGCGCCGTCGGCATGGCGGGAACATCGCAATTGACGAATGTCAGTGCGTCCGCCCAAGGCAACGCCACGGTTATCACCCTCCATGCGAGTGGTGCCTTCACGCATACGGAATATCGTCCGATGGAAAACCTGTTGCTCGTGGATTTGAGCGGGGTTTCCGCCGGACAATGGAAAGAACGCACGCGCAACCTGGATCTGCCAGGCGTGAAGTCGTATCACGTCATTGGCTATACGGGCGCAAGTGGTGCCGATGTGGCGCGCGTGGAGTTAACGATTGAGCCCGGCGCGACCGTAGATGTGAGCCAGGTTGCCGGCGCGTTGAATATCAAGATTGGGGACAAGGGCGCGGTAAACGCAGCTCCAGCCGTGGCGCAACAGAAGGTTGCGGCGCCGACGGTGAAGCCAGTGGCGATGAAGACGAGTGCCCCGGTACACACGGGTGGCCCGGTCGTCGTCAACAATATTGGCGTATCACGCGGCGAGGATACCGTTGATATCGAGATTCTCGGCAACGGCCCGATGAGCGCGAAGGCGATGAAACTCACGTCGCCGGCGCGACTGGTCGTCGACATCGCGAATGCGGTTCCGTCTGGCCGGAACAAAGTCCTCAATGTGAATTCCGGCGATGTAAAAGCGGTGCGCATGGGACGATTCCAGGACCAGCCTCCAGTGACGCGTGTGGTGGTCGATCTGGCAACCATGCGCGAGTACGAGGTGGTTCCCTCGGGGAACAAGGTTGTGGTTCGGGTTCATGAGCCCGTAGCCGTGAAGGCGGCTCCGACCCAGGCTGCCCCGGTGCAGCCCGCGCCGGTGGTGGCTTCGGCTCCAAAACCGGTCCAGAGCCAACCTCAAGCCGCAGCTCCGGTCGAACAACCGAAGCCGGTGGAGGTCGCGAAGCAGGCAGAGCCAGCATCGACAGAGTCCAAAGACTTCGTGATGGTGGAACCTCAGTATCATCCGGTCAGCAATGCGAAACAGGCCAACGATACGAAGGCATCGGCCGAAGCGGCAGCGAATGTGATCTCGGGTGGAATGAAGGCGTCGGAAACGGCGGTTATGCCTCCGGTGAGCGCCAGCATGGCTCCTCAACCTGCGACGAACCTGGCCCAGCAACAGGCGGCAGCGCAGGCGACAGCGGCTCCGGCGCGTCCGAAGTACACGGGCGAACCGATCTCGGTGAACCTGAAAGACGTCGACCTGAAGGATTTCTTCCGTCTGATCCACGAGATCAGCGGTCTCAACATCGTTCTCGATCCTAACGTGCGCGGTACCCTTACCCTGGTACTCGACGATGTACCGTGGGATCAGGCGCTTGACCTCGTGCTCGCGAACAACGGACTTGATCGCAAGCTCGACGGCAACGTATTGCGCATCGCGACTGTGGACACGCTCCGCAAGGAAGCCGACGCACTCCGCGCAAAGAACGAAGCGGAAGCATTATCGGTTCCGAAAGTCACCGTCACGCACTTCCTGAGCTATGCTCGCGCGGCTGACGTGGTTCCTACCGTGAAGCGTTTCCTGACGCAGCGCGGTGATGTGATCGCGGATGCTCGTACGAATTCGCTCATCATCCAGGACATTCCGGCGTCGATTCCGGAAGTACAGCGGTTGCTGACGCAACTCGATCGCAAGACGCAGGAAGTGGAAATCGAAGCTCGCGTCATCGCGGCGACCCGCACCTTCGCACGAGATATCGGCGTGCAGGTTGGCTTCGGATGGGGCAATGGACCGTCCGCGGTGGGTGGTGCCAGTTCCGTCGGGACGAGCCCGCTGCAGGTGGGCGTGGCCGGACCGAAGTACTTCACAGTGGGCAGCAACCAGATTCCACTGTTCTCGAACCTGGCGGCCAACGGCCCGACAAGCGGCCTATCTTTCAACAACGTGAGCTCTAATTACCGCCTCGACATGATCCTGACGATGGCGGAATCGCGTGGATTGCTGAAGATTCTGTCGCGGCCGCGCATCGTAACCCAGAACAACGTACAGGCGCTGGTCCGGCAGGGCGTGCGCGTGCCGGTTGTGACCGCAGCCCAGTTGGGTGGTCCGCCTACTACGACGTATGTGGAAGCGTTCCTTCGCCTGACGGTGACGCCGCAGATCACGGTTGAGAACACCATCTTCCTGAATATCGACGTTGAGAACACGACGCCAGATTTCAGCCAGCAGGTCAGCGGCAACCCAACGCTCATCACGCAACAGGCAACGACGTCTGTGCTGGTCACCGACGGCGGTACGGTGGTGATTGGCGGCGTGATTCAGACGCAGAATACGGTTTCTGTGCAGCAGGTTCCGTTGCTGGGCAGCCTCCCCGTGGTCGGCAACCTCTTCAGGCGCCGCGCGGTGAGCACCTCGACGCAGGAACTGCTCTTCTTTGTCACTCCCAAAATCGTACAAACATAA
- a CDS encoding GTPase domain-containing protein, giving the protein MSFINFAAREINCKIVYYGPGLGGKTTNLQIVYDKTGEKQKGKMISLATETDRTLFFDFLPLDLGTVRGFKTRFHLYTVPGQVFYDASRKLILRGVDGVVFVADSQEERMDANIEALENLQENLKEHGYEFAKIPYVLQLNKRDLPSALPVDILKKELVKKGEPVFEAVAFQGTGVFETLKDVAKQVLTELKKG; this is encoded by the coding sequence TTGAGTTTTATTAACTTCGCAGCCCGCGAAATCAACTGCAAGATTGTTTATTACGGCCCCGGCCTCGGTGGCAAGACCACCAATCTTCAGATTGTGTACGACAAGACCGGCGAGAAACAGAAGGGCAAGATGATCTCGCTGGCCACAGAAACTGACCGTACCCTGTTTTTTGACTTTCTGCCCCTCGATTTGGGCACCGTTCGTGGATTTAAGACCCGTTTTCACCTCTATACCGTCCCTGGACAGGTCTTCTATGACGCCAGCCGCAAGCTGATCCTGCGCGGCGTAGATGGCGTAGTCTTCGTCGCCGACTCGCAGGAAGAGCGCATGGACGCCAACATCGAGGCCCTGGAGAACCTTCAGGAAAACCTCAAGGAACACGGCTACGAGTTCGCGAAGATCCCCTACGTTCTTCAGTTGAACAAGCGTGACTTGCCCAGCGCCCTGCCCGTGGACATCCTCAAGAAGGAACTAGTGAAGAAGGGCGAGCCTGTATTCGAAGCGGTTGCGTTTCAGGGCACCGGAGTCTTCGAAACCCTCAAGGACGTCGCCAAGCAGGTTCTTACCGAGCTCAAGAAGGGCTAG
- the pilO gene encoding type 4a pilus biogenesis protein PilO, which produces MAKWSDLPVRTQLVVIIVGAVVITGAAYFLLFKPVIDQNTQTGQELAAVRAENDSLKPFQSKLSDLERQIESLKQQLEIQKRIVPDEKEADQFIRLVQSTASTAGIEVRSYSSKPVGTKEFFVEVPFELNVDGPYYSVLGFFDKLGKLERIINVTGLQMAAVADASKAKVKRRYNYAPTETVAASFLATTYFSHDVPAATAKPAAAPAKK; this is translated from the coding sequence ATGGCGAAGTGGAGCGATCTGCCGGTCAGAACACAATTGGTCGTAATCATTGTCGGAGCCGTGGTGATCACCGGAGCCGCATATTTCCTGCTGTTCAAGCCGGTGATAGACCAGAACACGCAAACGGGGCAGGAACTCGCGGCGGTGCGCGCGGAGAACGACTCACTCAAGCCGTTCCAATCCAAGCTGAGCGACCTGGAACGCCAGATCGAGAGCCTGAAGCAGCAGCTTGAGATTCAAAAGCGGATCGTCCCCGATGAGAAGGAAGCCGACCAGTTCATCCGCCTGGTGCAGTCGACAGCGAGCACGGCTGGAATCGAAGTCCGGAGTTATAGCTCGAAGCCGGTCGGGACGAAGGAGTTCTTTGTGGAGGTTCCATTCGAGTTAAACGTGGATGGACCGTACTACTCGGTGCTTGGCTTCTTCGACAAGCTTGGAAAGCTGGAACGCATCATCAACGTCACGGGATTGCAGATGGCGGCAGTGGCGGATGCGAGTAAAGCGAAGGTAAAGAGACGTTACAACTACGCTCCGACAGAGACTGTGGCCGCATCATTCCTGGCCACTACGTATTTCAGCCATGACGTTCCGGCAGCGACCGCGAAACCCGCGGCGGCTCCGGCAAAGAAGTAG